The genomic segment TGTATACTTGTCGCATCTTCCTTTGGCTTTGATAACCTGTTAATGCTCATATGGTCAAGTGGTTTCATaatctcccttctcttccctccctggaaATGTTTGGGGAGATTTCTAGTACGTTGTCATGTGTGTCTATGAATGATCCTGTGAATTCATGTGGCACAGGACTTCCTTGTTGGGAGTTTATTAATTACAGTTTTAATCTACTTAGTAGTTGTAGATCTgttgactttattctttttttctttttttttgagtgtgagagagtcagtgagtgggggagcaggcagagagagagagagagagagagagagagagagagagagaatcttaagcaggcttctttcttagggcagagcctgatatgggggtCCATCacatgaccctaagatcatgacctgagtcaaaatcaagagttggacactcaaccaattaaGCCACTCAAGTTTCCCTTTCATCATGTTCTTTAATCCATGATGATGTCAGGTAGGTTATACCTTTTTTGAAataggtacttttatttttttattttttggatacaTATTTGTTAGCATGTTATTATCCTTTTTCCcaattataattacttttatttctatgatATCACATGTACTGTGTCTTGTTTTACTTCTTCACTTCTGATTTTAGGTGAACTTCAATTTTTCATCCTTAGTCGATGGTGGTGTAGGTCTAAAATTTTTGGgttatttgtaaaaacaaactCGTCCTGTTGTTTTATTCCTACTTTTTCTATATCGtattttcatcatttctgtttgagttttaaattaaatgtccTTCTAAATTTTGGCTCATAAACTACTTTCCTGATTCTTTGTGGCATAGGAATGTGATTTGTGCTACACCATTGAACAACTACAGAAGGATCTATTAGGCTATGTCTTCAGCACGTTGTGTGTAAATTTCTGTGTCAAGGAAGAATGTAGCCCGATGAATCCTTCTCAACCATCTTCCTGACATTCTCTGACTGATTTGAAGGTTGTATATTAGAAGTTGTCAGTACATTCATGTGAGAGTAGTAATTGGAAtgatgttcctttttttgttatttgctaTCTTTCAGCTATATCTTCACATGGCACCCAGAACCTCCTGCCAAAACCATGCATAGAAACCTCTTCACAAAATGTGTCACTGGGTACAGGGAAACATCATGCCTTTGAGAATTTACACTTAATGATAAACTGGGACAGTAGTAGAAAGAATGAAGTGCATCAGAAGTTTCATGAAGGACGTGGTCCAATTGAGAGGACTGCCCATAACAAGAACTTCACGGCCACAAGCAGTGAAGGACATAAAACATCTTGGAAAACCGCCCTTTTTACATCCACTATTTGTGCAAAGCAGTGTGCATCTGTAAGCAGAAGTTCCAATCAAACATGCAAACATACATATTTGTGCAACGAAAATTTGGAACATTTGGAAAGTTACCCCATCCACACTGAAAACAATGCTTTGAACCATTGTGAAAGTGGGATTGGATTGACCTTTCAGTCAAATAGTTCTAAAACTCAGAGattcaaaaatgaagataaaagtcCTAGGACGTCTCAATTTGGGAGGtacttcacagaggaggtgacccTACAACATTACCAGTACATTTTCAAAGGAGATACACTGGCTCAATACAGTGAATCTGAGACACAGTCTAACCAGGGATCCCATGTTATCAAATGTCTGAGGACTTCTCTGCAAGAAAACCATTTTGAACCTAATAAAGATGAGGAAGTCTTTTACCCAAACTCCAAATGTACCAATAGTAAGAGTACACAGAGGGGAGAAATTACTTCTAAATAtgatgaatgtgggaaagctCTGAAGCAGTCCTCCAGTATTGCTGATCATCAAAGGATTCGTGGGGGGGAGAACCCATACACAGGTAACAAATCTGGAAACATGTTTAGTCAATCATTAAGTCTAAATACCTGTAAGACAAGTGGTACTGGAGAGAAAAGGTACATTTGCAAGGAATGTGGCAAAACCTTTGACAGACACTCAACACTATCTCAACATCAGCAAACACATACTGCaaagaaaattgacaaatgtGAACAAGGTGGTCAAACCATTAAGGGTGGGTCATCACTTCACGCACACAGTCAAATCCATATTGCacagaaaccttacaaatgtcaagaatgtggcaaggcctttaacCAGCAATCATCCCTTACTCAGCATCACAGaatccacactggagagaaacctcacaaatgtcaagaatgtggCAAGGTCTTTAGCCAGCAATCATCCCTTAGTCAACATCACAAAAcgcatactggagagaaacctcacaaatgtcaagaatgtggTAAGTCCTTTAAATGGCACTCATACCTTAAtcaacatcacagaattcatactggagagaaaccttaccaatgtcaagaatgtggcaaggcctttagcCAGCAATCATCCCTTACTCAGCATCACAGAAtgcatactggagagaaaccttacaaatgtcaagaatgtggcaaggcctttagcCGGCAGTCATCCCTGAGTAAGCATCATAGAGtgcatactggagagaaaccttaccaatgtcaAGAATGTGGCAAGGTCTTTAGCCAGCAATCGTGCCTTAGACAGCATCACAGAAtgcatactggagagaaacctcaCAAATGTCAAGAGTGTGGCAAGGCCTTTAGCCAGCAATCATCCCTTATTCAACATCATAGAATGCATACTGGacagaaaccttaccaatgtcaagaatgtggaaaagcctttaccCGTTCCTCACTACTCACtcaacatcacagaattcataccGGAGAGAAACCTCACAAATGTCAAGACTGTGGCAAGGCCTTTAGTGAATACTCAACCCTGACTCGGCATCACAGAATCCATACTGGggagaaaccttaccaatgtcaAGAATGTGGCAAGTCCTTTATCCAAAACTCACACCTTAGTAAACATCACAGAACtcatactggagaaaaacctTACAAATGTCAAATGTGGCTAGGCCTTTAAGGTGTATTCACAGTTTACTTGACATGAGAGAATTCATGCCAGAGAGAAACCATacaaatgtcaagaatgtggCAAGACCTTGAGTGAATACTCAATCCTTACTcgacatcacagaattcataccAGACAGAAATCTTACCAATGTAACAAATGCAGCAAAACCTTGTTTCCGGTTCTAGCCTTATTCTGCATCACAGAATCCATACTGGAGGGAAACCTTACCAATGtcaagaatgtggcaaggcctttaggTTGCAGTCACCCTTATTGAccatcacagaattcatactggagagaaagcTTACCATATAAGgcatgtggcaaggcctttaccAAACACTCAAAACTTACTTGACATGACAAAATTCATACTTGAGAGATCCTTACCAATGCAACGAATGTGCAAAAGGTTTTAATCACCAATCACCCTTTATTCAATATCACACAAATCATCTTGGAGCAAACGTTTAAAACAGAGTTTAAGACTGTGAGagaacttctttttatttaaaaaattttttttcttagaatgagtaggagggagcagagagagagacacgcagtatcaaaagtaggttccaggcttcgagctgtcggcacagatagctcggagcctgaggcAGTGTTTGAACCCACAAgtcacaatatcatgacctgaggtgaagttggatgcttcaccgactgagctacccaggagccccaagactgTGAGAGAACTTTTAAGGACTGCTCAATGGTACTCCACATCACAGAATCCACATTGAAGATTAACGATACACAAGTAAACTATGTGGCAAGAGTTAAACCAATGCTGATCCCTGTTTTTGTTGTTAGAGAATATGTTATAGAGATGATTTTACACATAGAAAGAATCTGGGAAGCCCTTTAATAGTGCTTAAGCCTCATTCCACACCACCAACTTCATACTTGAGAGAAACTTTATAATTGTAGAGAATGTGGTGAAACGTTTCACATGGCTCAAGCCTTACTCACCATCACATTGTTCATACATAGGAGGAACATTGCAAATGTGATGAATGTGGCAAACCCCTAGGTGGAAGTCCTAGCTTATTCAACATCATAGTTCCCATATCAGAGGAAATCTCTAAAATGTAAAGAGAATGACAAAGCTTTCATCTGGAATTCAATGTTTATTCAATATCTCCAAATGCATGTTGAGTTGAAACCATACAAACCTAATGCATGAGGAAAGCCCTTGTTCATAAATATGCCATTTGGAAAACAGCAGAGAGTACCAAAAGGAAAGTAAGTtgaaagaagtatttaaaaatatatttaagtgaaTATAACATGTCAACACGTGTCACAGGATTCACAGCAGAAAGCAATAAGTCAGTGTGTTCAGACATTACATCAAAATACTTATTAGAAGGAATAATACAAAGGTAAACATTTAGATAATGTGTATGCTATTATGCTTTAAATGATAAAAGGGATGGAGTTTTGCATAGGTATAATctcaatatttttacattaacCTTATTTAAGATTTGTGACTAGTAAACATTAATATACTTCTTATTCTCAAATCACTTCAGAAAATTCATTTACTCCTAGTGGGTGTTTGAATGTATGTGGCTGAGTGTCGCTACATCAGTGATATGAGTTCCCTTCTTTCTTAGGTGGGACTCATACATATGTAATTTTCCATGGAAGGTGAAGGAGAAGAGTTGAATAAAATCTATATGGAGATACTTTCTGTGCCTCTAACCTTGTTGTAATTATCATGAAAGAGGTGTTCAGGACACCATTGTCAATTTATTTCAACTAAAAGTGTGTATTACAAATAACATGTTGTACTAATTAGTCTTTAAGGAAAAACAGGGTCAGTCCACTCAAAAACGTGAAGCAGCTTCATGATAGCAATAGCTACAAGTACAGAATATCGACTGATATGATTGAAAGGAAGAAGTCTTCACAGATATCAGAAAGAGTATACCAAAACCTTCCTAAAATGGCTAGGATTCTACATTCACATTTTTGAAGAGTCAACTCAGGCCTGGAATAAGTTCAGTAGGCAAAATGAAGCTGTACataacttaaaatagactgtcaTGTCTTCTGAATCCTCATGGTAACCACTGAGCAAAACTGGTAATTGATACCCaaaagataaagaggaaagaaTCAGGGTTTACTATTCTTGAGACTCATCAGATcacaaaggtaaagagaaaatggATAAGGATGGGAGGAAGAATTCTAAAGTAGCAAGAATACCATGAAAAGAATGACAACAGAAACTCCTTGCCTGTATCAATACTTCCTTTAAATATAAAGGGATTAAATTCCCCAATCAAAAGATAGACATTGGCTGAATGGAAAGGAATCCAAGATTCAGTGCTATGCTGCCCTCATGAGACTCGCATCAGCTCTCAGAACACACTCAGCCTGAAAGGGCAGATATTCAAAACGATATTGCATACAatcagaaaccaaaagaaatggGGTAGCTATGCTTCAGACAAAATAGTCTTGAGTGCAAGGACTATAATAAGACATGACAAAGGTCAGTATTAAACAAAGGGGTCAGTTTGTGCAGGGTTTTCAGTTAATGTTTGGCATTTAGTTTTGTTTGGCAGAAGGCAATAAAGTTTGCTCCCGTTTTGGTTTTGGAGGACAATAATAGTATGGTTTTTTAACTCATGTACTGACCACATTGAAAAGAAACACCTTTTCCCATAAGTGTTGGTGGTGTTTGTGCAGATGCCTGAATTGTAGTTTGTGTAATGTTTCTGAACATCTGTATCTTATGACTCCTCGAAATGGCTACTTGATTTTCAAAAACCGATTGCTCTGTTTAGAGGGttgcggaaaaaaaaaaaaaaaggctaaatgaCAAGTTGGAAAGGCTAATACTTCAAGATTTTGATGTGTGTGGGAAAATACTATTGCAATGAAATCTTAGTAATTTACTGCAAAAGCAGCCAATAGTTGATCGAAACCAACTTGTACAGGCTAATACATCTTTCCCAGAGTATTCACTTTTTGAACATTGTACTATTATACCTTGCAATTATTTTCACtcacatattatttaattttcattgttaTCTGCTCTTTTAAGCCATCAAGcaagttattttttgtttcaggCAGGGTACCATAATACCTCACAGTAAGATTTCTGATATTTCTGGGCAGTTGTTTGTGTACATTTGCAATGATGGGTTTTTTATGGATCACCGTGTCAATATAGTGGATTTATTTAAGTTGAGTTCTTTCTGAAATGTGCATCTTCCCATAAGGTAACCCTGCATTTAATTCACTTTGTTCACACTTTTTAGACTACCCTATATGTGACTAAAGTTTTTATACATTCTATGTCTATTTACTACATAGAAGACATTCACTCCTTGAATGTAGGAGAAAGGTAGCTATCCCATGTACTTAGGATTTGTTTGTGTTGCACTAAGCTGTaggtttgtatatgtgtgtagcATTTGTATTGACAAAACATTTAGTTGTGTGTTGCTTTTTGTTCCATGAGTTACATAATACTCTTATTGTGCATTGAATTGTTGTGTTGATTTGGTCACATTTGAATACATATgcatcacttttaaaaatcattttcttttatagagaTATAGTAAACGTTTAtagttttttgaaataaatataagcTGCTTTTGCtaagaacaaaactgaaaaaataaaggagtcaATTCCACCAAAGGAAAGAACTTGTATAAATAtttatcctccccccccccccataaaagcAGCTATGTATGTATAGCTTGTATTAAGATGTGCAGGACTTCAGCACtgcactttcaataatggattgAGTATTCAGACACAACATCAATATAGAAACATAAGACTTCAAGGACATTCAGCAGACGGACTTACAACACtgcatccaacagcagcagaaaacacattcttcacacatgcacacggaacattctccagtaTAGATTATATGTTGgcacacaaaacaagtcttaataaatttatgagtgaaatcctatcaagcatcttttcaaccacaatggcatgaaactagaGGTCAGGTAACAGGACAAAACTAGAAAACTCACAAATGTGCAAAAACTAAGCAACATATcccattattcataataaccaagacATGAAAATAACTTGTGTCCATAGTCAGTTGTGTAGATAATATGCTGCATATATACAATATAGACTGGCTAAAATGAGCAATGCTGCAGTGGTCTCTTGTTCTAAGCACACTGAGGAattactgtctcacagttctggaggttctTAGAAATCTGAAGGGAGCTGTTGGCAGCTCAAGAATTGAGTCTTTGTTCTAACTCCTGGGGACTGCCAGCTGTCCCTGGCCTGGCTTGGCTTGTCGATGTATCTCCATCATTGCCTTCATCATCACACcttgttctgtgtgtgtcttcatttttcttttcttataaggataccagtcattggAGTAAAATTGACCCATATCTagcatgacctcattttaatgtaAAGACATCTGCCAAGAGCTTACTGTCAATAAGGGTACAATTACAGGTACTGAGGGTTAGCACTCAGGCATATTTATTTGACACACACTATGTAACCCACACTAAGGCTAAAGGGCACTAAGTTGTGAAATGTGACTGAGGGGTTAAGGTGCACTACTGGTTTTAGGTTGGGAGTGGAGTGTAGGCAGGGAGAGTAAGGCTGGGCTATATGTGTTGAGAGAATAAGAGGGTAAAAGAAGTCCTAGGAAGGAGGGGATAACGGATGACAAATTAATTGGCAAATGGAGTGAAGTGACAAGGTTGGGTAGAGAGCATAGAAACTTTTTGCCAATGAAGGATTAAAGAAGATAGGGATGGAAGGGAGATAGTTGCCTGTGACTGGAGTACTGGGAGTATTCAGTGCTCCAACCacagagaaagagtggaaagaaaagatgcCTAGGAAACATCATGGGCACAGGGAGTTAGCATGGGTGGGTGGGGACCTTGAGAGCTGGGAGAACGGTGGTCATCAGGAGGCTAGAGGGCTCACGAGAAAGTCAGGAAATGTAGGGTTGGGGATAACAAGTGCAGGGTCATGAGGAAACTAAGGACTCCTGATAAATGTTGGCTGGCATACGAGAGCAGTGGACATAAAAGACACAAGAAGTGGGCTGACGTATTGgaatggggaaggaagaaagaatggagaatGGAGTATTTAGGGGCAGTGGAAGGGGAGGAAATTCGGGATGAGGGCTCTGGGATCACGTGAAACGTGCTTGTTGGTATAGAGGTCTAAATACACCTGATGGCatagggctcgctgctgtcatgcagagccagcttcagatccccTGCCACTCTCTCCTTTTACCtgtcccttgctcatgctttctcaaaagcaaatgaacatgttattttattttttaaaagagaaagaaatacatgtgTTGGGGGTCCTCAGTAAGTGGAGTGTCCAACATCGACATAGGTTTTGATctaacggttcatgggtttgaaccccacatcaggcttggtgctgtcatGCTGAActcactttagatcctctgtccctctcactttcttcccctcctctgctcaaactttctcaaaattaaacaaacctatacaaatttaaaaaaaaaaagtgcacctgCAGGACTGAGAAGAGCAATGAAGAAGACTACAAGTGTCATTTGCAGGGAAAGAGTCAGGTTTCATGGATATCTAGAGGCACCAGGAGTGGAGACTGAGGTCACAatgtgggacacagagagaggagtgGAGATGGGGGAGATGACAATTGCAGGGTCCATTTGTACATCATGGATTCATTCTCATTAAATCTCTGATTTGCACTTGATTCACAATTGTGAGTGGTGTCTAAGTTCAGCCCACAAGGCAAAAAACTTACTTCTATAAAACACCCAGTAATCCTTTCAACTGAATAGACAATAAAGGACCACAGTTGAAACCTTGAGTAAATAGTGAGACTCaacactttttctcttcttcGGACATAACCATGCACAAGGTGTGCCCATGGAGATCATGTGGAAACCATGGTAACAAAAtggattctgccaacaacctgaatggtCCTGGAAGTGACTGCGCTTGTAGATGTTCCCACGTAGATCCAATGCCTcatgaacttttattttattttattttattttattttatttttattttgttaataaatgagatttattgccaagttggtttccatacaaaacccagtgctcatcccaaagatgccctcttcaatacccatcacccaccctcccctccctcccaccccccatcaaccctcagttttgaACCTTGATTTTAACACCAGAGTGCCCTCCACAGAAAGCTGAGCCAAGTCCACTGAATTTCAGACTTACTAACGacagaattatgtttttataGTTCCTAAATGCATGCAATTGATTGTGGTAGTGGTAGAACACAACTACACCTAGGCATGCCAttaattgtaaaatgaaaatgataaactCATAAAGTATTTAAATCAAGTAAAAATCTCCATTAATTACCTACATCAATAATAGATCGATCTTCAAACATAACAGTTTTAGGTTGAGGTGGCTCCTGCCTACTATGCAGTTTCACAGTGTATGTAAATTGCATTTGCAATTGTATAACACAAAGACACTAAAATAGTTTGCACTTGGTTCAATGTTTACATAAGTATTGTCACATCGACTTAATCCAATGCTTTCCTTAACCATGCTACATGAAGGTGACATTTTCACACAGGTAGAGATGGATCTACTGCAACACAGAAACACCTCATATCCCAAGGTAATTGTAAGGAAAACCTCCATgtggaaacattcttttttatacaACTGCATGGTTGAATGTATCTGTCTTCTGTTATCACACACATCTTGAAATGTGGATGTTTGGTTTGTATATATGAATTAATTGGGTGGTTCTGGGACATGGGATTGTTGTACCATAAGAACCATTCTTATAATGGGTGGACAACTGCTAAATCACACTggcaaatggattaaaaaacaaacaaacaaacaaacaaacaaacaaggtgcCCTAGTGTTTCAGTCAGATGAAAAACTCATTGGAATTTGGAGCCCAGCTCAtattcccagggttgtgggatccagccgtGAGTTGGGCCCCACTCTGAGCATGGTGCCTGTTAAGACTTTCTCTATCCTCTGccgctcttcccctgcttgcactatctctctctcaaaaaaaaaaagaaaaaagaaaaaagaaaagaaaatgaaaaaagaaaaaagaacaaaaagaaaagaaaaccaaaaaaaccacaatgacagcaacaacaaaaaacataaatcTGGTAGTATCCTACCAAA from the Prionailurus viverrinus isolate Anna chromosome E2, UM_Priviv_1.0, whole genome shotgun sequence genome contains:
- the LOC125152971 gene encoding zinc finger protein 813-like; translated protein: MKDEMASSQGLLTFRDVAIEFSQDEWGCLNQSQRELYRDVMLETCGHLLFLAISSHGTQNLLPKPCIETSSQNVSLGTGKHHAFENLHLMINWDSSRKNEVHQKFHEGRGPIERTAHNKNFTATSSEGHKTSWKTALFTSTICAKQCASVSRSSNQTCKHTYLCNENLEHLESYPIHTENNALNHCESGIGLTFQSNSSKTQRFKNEDKSPRTSQFGRYFTEEVTLQHYQYIFKGDTLAQYSESETQSNQGSHVIKCLRTSLQENHFEPNKDEEVFYPNSKCTNSKSTQRGEITSKYDECGKALKQSSSIADHQRIRGGENPYTGNKSGNMFSQSLSLNTCKTSGTGEKRYICKECGKTFDRHSTLSQHQQTHTAKKIDKCEQGGQTIKGGSSLHAHSQIHIAQKPYKCQECGKAFNQQSSLTQHHRIHTGEKPHKCQECGKVFSQQSSLSQHHKTHTGEKPHKCQECGKSFKWHSYLNQHHRIHTGEKPYQCQECGKAFSQQSSLTQHHRMHTGEKPYKCQECGKAFSRQSSLSKHHRVHTGEKPYQCQECGKVFSQQSCLRQHHRMHTGEKPHKCQECGKAFSQQSSLIQHHRMHTGQKPYQCQECGKAFTRSSLLTQHHRIHTGEKPHKCQDCGKAFSEYSTLTRHHRIHTGEKPYQCQECGKSFIQNSHLSKHHRTHTGEKPYKCQMWLGL